TTTTTATTTACATTTTCATCATTTAAAGGCATATTCCCAAATAATAATTTTAGTTCCTCACCTTTAATAACATCTCTTGCCTTTCTTTCATCCTGCACATTGTAAGACAGATGCGGTAATATATCAGGCATGCTAAATACAGGCTCGTCATCTTTTTCTCCAATAGAAAGTGTCACTTTTTCTCCGTTTTTTAAGAAAACAACACCATGTAATGCAAGCGGAGTTGCAGCCCATTGATATTTTTTAATTCCACCATAATAATGTGTATTTAAAAGTGCAAACTCTTCTTCTTCCATTATCGGATTTGGTTTCAAATCCAGTCTTGGAGAATCTACGTGGGAAACAATCATATTAATTCCGCTTTTTATATCATTTCCGACAATTACTGCAATGATATTTTTATTTCTGTTGTTAAAATAAATTTTATCCCCTTTTTTCAATTCGCTTTTTTCATTAATATTGACAAAGCCATTTTTTTCAAGTTCCTTTTCTGTCAAATCCACAAATTCTCTCTCTGTTTTGGCAGAATCCAAATATTTTTTATAGTCTTCAGCAAAGTCAAAAATCACTTTTTTTTGTTCATCTGTATAATTTTTCCACAAATTTTCCTTTGTCATTTTCTACATCCTTTCCAAAGTTCACAAAATACACAACAAAAGATGGCTACTTGAAAAAATGTCCCAAATCAGCCACCTTCTTTCCAAACTAAATTAACTTTTCAATTTATCAAATTTATTAAAATTTACTAGAATTTTTCAAAATTAAACTAGATAAAACATAATGCAAGATATTTTAGAAATATCCCAGTTAAAATACTATTTAACTTCGTTCAATTTTTTTTCCAATTCTTTTCCAGCTTCTTCGTATCCAGGTTTTCCTAACAATGCGAACATATTTTTCTTGTATGCTTCCACTCCTGGCTGATCAAATGGATTTACACCTAAAAGGTATCCACTCACTCCACATGCTTTTTCAAAGAAATAGAATGTATACCCTAAATGATAAGGAGTAGCTTCAGGAATGTTTACGCCTAAATTAGGTACATTTCCGTCAATATGTGCCAAAATTACCCCATCAGTTGCTTTTTTATTTACATAATCCAATGTTTTCCCAGCAATAAAGTTTAGTCCGTCAAGGTTATCTTTATCACTTTCAATGACAAATTCCACTTCTGGTTTTCCAATAGAAACTACTGTTTCAAAGAATAATCTTTTTCCTTCCTGAATATATTGTCCCAATGAATGCAAGTCTGCTGAAAAATCTGCCGAAGTTGGGTACAATCCTTTTCCATCTTTCCCTTCAGATTCTCCAAACAATTGTTTCCACCATTCTGCCAAATAGTGAACTCTTGGCTCATAATTTACCATTAATTCCAAGTCTTTTCCTTTTCTATGCAAGATATTTCTCGCAGCCGCATATTGTAAAGCCTGATTTTCATCCATATTTTTGTTTGCAAAATCATTCATTGCATCTTTTGCTCCAGCCATCAATTCATCAATATTAATTCCAGCCGCAGCAATTGGTAAAAGTCCTACTGCAGTCAATACAGAAAATCTTCCTCCAACATTGTCAGGTACAACAAAAGTTTCATATCCTTCAGCTGTAGCAAGCGTTTTTAATGCCCCTTTTTCCTTATCTGTTGTAGCATATATTCTTTTTGCAGCTTCTTCTTTTCCATATTTTTCTTCTAGCATTTTTTTGAAGACTCTAAATGCAATCGCAGGTTCAGTCGTAGTTCCAGATTTTGAAATTACATTTACTGAAAAATCCCTGTCTCCAACAAC
This window of the Leptotrichia massiliensis genome carries:
- a CDS encoding glucose-6-phosphate isomerase; this translates as MEKLNFNYQFAKNFFNENELRQIKPYVELANEVLTSKSGAGNDFLGWVDLPENYDKNEFARIKKAAEKIKNDSEVLIVIGIGGSYLGAKAAIEFLSHSFYNNLPKDKRKTPEIYFAGTNMSGVYLQHLIEVVGDRDFSVNVISKSGTTTEPAIAFRVFKKMLEEKYGKEEAAKRIYATTDKEKGALKTLATAEGYETFVVPDNVGGRFSVLTAVGLLPIAAAGINIDELMAGAKDAMNDFANKNMDENQALQYAAARNILHRKGKDLELMVNYEPRVHYLAEWWKQLFGESEGKDGKGLYPTSADFSADLHSLGQYIQEGKRLFFETVVSIGKPEVEFVIESDKDNLDGLNFIAGKTLDYVNKKATDGVILAHIDGNVPNLGVNIPEATPYHLGYTFYFFEKACGVSGYLLGVNPFDQPGVEAYKKNMFALLGKPGYEEAGKELEKKLNEVK